The Anoplopoma fimbria isolate UVic2021 breed Golden Eagle Sablefish unplaced genomic scaffold, Afim_UVic_2022 Un_contig_13059_pilon_pilon, whole genome shotgun sequence genome window below encodes:
- the LOC129116565 gene encoding transcription factor HES-5-like yields the protein MKPAEIRFSLQRPLQHRDPDMAPTITAATTNSQEHLTLTHKLRKPLVEKLRRDRINSSIEHLKSLLGPEFLKQEPDSKLEKADILEMTVCVLRRLQQQNQAVDSAAVGQGYSRCVQEVTHFLSKEQVKTQSQRRLLNHFNKLQSSSDKNLREADFSPLSSTVQTSITKEKSPVNSALWRPW from the exons ATGAAGCCAGCAGAGATCAGATTCTCTCTACAGAGACCTCTACAGCACAGAGATCCAGACATGGCTCCTACAATCACTGCAGCAACGACCAATTCTCAGGAGCATCTGACTCTGACCCACAAG CTCAGAAAGCCTCTGGTGGAGAAGTTACGAAGAGATCGAATCAACAGCAGCATTGAGCATCTCAAGTCTCTCCTGGGTCCAGAGTTCCTCAAACAGGAACCAGACTCCAAGCTGGAGAAAGCAGACATCCTGGAGATGACAGTTTGTGTCCTGAGAcgactgcagcagcagaatCAAGCTGTAGACTCAGCAGCTGTTGGTCAGGGCTACTCCAGATGTGTCCAAGAGGTGACACACTTCCTGTCCAAGGAGCAGGTGAAGACACAGTCCCAGAGAAGACTGCTGAACCACTTCAACAAGCTGCAGTCTTCCTCTGATAAGAACCTGAGAGAGGCTGACTTCTCTCCTCTGAGCTCCACAGTCCAGACCAGCATCACCAAAGAGAAGAGTCCAGTCAACAGCGCCCTCTGGAGGCCGTGGTAG